One Brassica oleracea var. oleracea cultivar TO1000 chromosome C7, BOL, whole genome shotgun sequence genomic window carries:
- the LOC106304209 gene encoding dual specificity protein phosphatase 1 isoform X1: protein MSCRDRGSSSMDEYNETVKNQIQALVRVIKVARAYTEDNVPSLIQEGLYLGSVAAACNKNLLKSYNVTHILTVASSLRPAHPDDFLYKVVRVVDKEDTNLEVYFDECFDFIDEAKKLGGSVLVHCFVGKSRSVTVVVAYLMKKHGMTLAQALQHVQSIRPVASPNAGFIKQLQDLEKSLQGKQERIAQSQV from the exons AT GAGTTGTAGAGACAGAGGATCATCATCAATGGATGAGTATAACGAAACCGTCAAGAATCAGATCCAAGCGCTTGTTCGTGTTATCAAAGTCGCTCGTGCCTATACAGAAGACAATGTCCCTTCCCTTATCCAAGAGGGTCTTTATCTTGGATCAGTGGCTGCAGCTTGCAACAAGAACCTCTTGAAATCTTACAACGTTACCCATATCTTAACCGTGGCTTCCTCCTTGAGACCTGCTCACCCTGATGACTTCCTCTACAAGGTTGTTCGAG TTGTGGATAAGGAAGACACCAATTTGGAAGTGTATTTCGATGAGTGTTTCGATTTCATTGATGAAGCCAAGAAGCTAGGCGGTAGCGTTCTTGTCCATTGCTTCGTTGGCAAGTCACGCAG TGTCACTGTAGTTGTTGCTTACCTCATGAAGAAACACGGAATGACTTTAGCCCAAGCATTGCAACATGTTCAGAGCATTAGACCTGTGGCAAGTCCCAACGCCGGTTTCATCAAGCAATTACAAGACCTCGAAAAGTCTTTACAAG GAAAGCAAGAACGGATTGCACAATCTCAAGTGTGA
- the LOC106304209 gene encoding dual specificity protein phosphatase 1 isoform X2, translating into MSCRDRGSSSMDEYNETVKNQIQALVRVIKVARAYTEDNVPSLIQEGLYLGSVAAACNKNLLKSYNVTHILTVASSLRPAHPDDFLYKVVRVVDKEDTNLEVYFDECFDFIDEAKKLGGSVLVHCFVGKSRSVTVVVAYLMKKHGMTLAQALQHVQSIRPVASPNAGFIKQLQDLEKSLQVQ; encoded by the exons AT GAGTTGTAGAGACAGAGGATCATCATCAATGGATGAGTATAACGAAACCGTCAAGAATCAGATCCAAGCGCTTGTTCGTGTTATCAAAGTCGCTCGTGCCTATACAGAAGACAATGTCCCTTCCCTTATCCAAGAGGGTCTTTATCTTGGATCAGTGGCTGCAGCTTGCAACAAGAACCTCTTGAAATCTTACAACGTTACCCATATCTTAACCGTGGCTTCCTCCTTGAGACCTGCTCACCCTGATGACTTCCTCTACAAGGTTGTTCGAG TTGTGGATAAGGAAGACACCAATTTGGAAGTGTATTTCGATGAGTGTTTCGATTTCATTGATGAAGCCAAGAAGCTAGGCGGTAGCGTTCTTGTCCATTGCTTCGTTGGCAAGTCACGCAG TGTCACTGTAGTTGTTGCTTACCTCATGAAGAAACACGGAATGACTTTAGCCCAAGCATTGCAACATGTTCAGAGCATTAGACCTGTGGCAAGTCCCAACGCCGGTTTCATCAAGCAATTACAAGACCTCGAAAAGTCTTTACAAG TGCAATAG